A genomic window from Lepisosteus oculatus isolate fLepOcu1 chromosome 27, fLepOcu1.hap2, whole genome shotgun sequence includes:
- the LOC138225330 gene encoding maestro heat-like repeat-containing protein family member 1 isoform X3, which translates to MLLLYVQAFLYQCVGAAAQHLSQQETVKQALQDSVKEAGFENPVQREGLPGLSVSELLCVPLQEPSVRLSLCRSVGMMAQAVRSASPSGAPSFPAKAELLATMMAFVKKQPSDALSRAVCLQALRACSTLSCSPELPAVQST; encoded by the exons atgttgctactgtatgttcag GCCTTCCTGTACCAGTGTGTCGGTGCGGCTGCCCAGCACCTCTCTCAGCAGGAGACTGTGAAACAAGCGCTTCAGGACAGTGTGAAAGAAGCAGGGTTTGAGAATCCTGTGCAGAGAGAG ggcctacctgggctgtcagtgagtgagctgctgtgtgtccccCTGCAGGAGCCCAGTGTCAGACTGAGCCTGTGCCGCAGTGTGGGCATGATGGCACAGGCAGTGCGCAGCGCCAGTCCCTCCGGAGCTCCCAGCTTCCCTGCCAAGGCCGAGCTCCTGGCGAcaatgatg GCGTTTGTTAAAAAGCAGCCCAGTGATGCCCTGAGCCGAGCTGTCTGTCTGCAGGCCCTGCGCGCCTGTTCCACACTGAG CTGCAGCCCAGAGCTCCCTGCAGTGCAGAGCACCTGA
- the LOC138225330 gene encoding maestro heat-like repeat-containing protein family member 1 isoform X2: MLLLYVQAFLYQCVGAAAQHLSQQETVKQALQDSVKEAGFENPVQREGLPGLSVSELLCVPLQEPSVRLSLCRSVGMMAQAVRSASPSGAPSFPAKAELLATMMAFVKKQPSDALSRAVCLQALRACSTLRPPLTCTTGGCHCWY, from the exons atgttgctactgtatgttcag GCCTTCCTGTACCAGTGTGTCGGTGCGGCTGCCCAGCACCTCTCTCAGCAGGAGACTGTGAAACAAGCGCTTCAGGACAGTGTGAAAGAAGCAGGGTTTGAGAATCCTGTGCAGAGAGAG ggcctacctgggctgtcagtgagtgagctgctgtgtgtccccCTGCAGGAGCCCAGTGTCAGACTGAGCCTGTGCCGCAGTGTGGGCATGATGGCACAGGCAGTGCGCAGCGCCAGTCCCTCCGGAGCTCCCAGCTTCCCTGCCAAGGCCGAGCTCCTGGCGAcaatgatg GCGTTTGTTAAAAAGCAGCCCAGTGATGCCCTGAGCCGAGCTGTCTGTCTGCAGGCCCTGCGCGCCTGTTCCACACTGAG
- the LOC138225330 gene encoding uncharacterized protein isoform X1: MLLLYVQAFLYQCVGAAAQHLSQQETVKQALQDSVKEAGFENPVQREGLPGLSVSELLCVPLQEPSVRLSLCRSVGMMAQAVRSASPSGAPSFPAKAELLATMMAFVKKQPSDALSRAVCLQALRACSTLRYCFLMKLPSLLPFLHNYIFKCV, from the exons atgttgctactgtatgttcag GCCTTCCTGTACCAGTGTGTCGGTGCGGCTGCCCAGCACCTCTCTCAGCAGGAGACTGTGAAACAAGCGCTTCAGGACAGTGTGAAAGAAGCAGGGTTTGAGAATCCTGTGCAGAGAGAG ggcctacctgggctgtcagtgagtgagctgctgtgtgtccccCTGCAGGAGCCCAGTGTCAGACTGAGCCTGTGCCGCAGTGTGGGCATGATGGCACAGGCAGTGCGCAGCGCCAGTCCCTCCGGAGCTCCCAGCTTCCCTGCCAAGGCCGAGCTCCTGGCGAcaatgatg GCGTTTGTTAAAAAGCAGCCCAGTGATGCCCTGAGCCGAGCTGTCTGTCTGCAGGCCCTGCGCGCCTGTTCCACACTGAGGTACTGTTTCCTGATGAAACTGCCTTCACTGCTTCCATTTCttcacaattacatttttaagtgtGTTTGA
- the LOC138225330 gene encoding maestro heat-like repeat-containing protein family member 1 isoform X4 codes for MLLLYVQAFLYQCVGAAAQHLSQQETVKQALQDSVKEAGFENPVQREEPSVRLSLCRSVGMMAQAVRSASPSGAPSFPAKAELLATMMAFVKKQPSDALSRAVCLQALRACSTLRYCFLMKLPSLLPFLHNYIFKCV; via the exons atgttgctactgtatgttcag GCCTTCCTGTACCAGTGTGTCGGTGCGGCTGCCCAGCACCTCTCTCAGCAGGAGACTGTGAAACAAGCGCTTCAGGACAGTGTGAAAGAAGCAGGGTTTGAGAATCCTGTGCAGAGAGAG GAGCCCAGTGTCAGACTGAGCCTGTGCCGCAGTGTGGGCATGATGGCACAGGCAGTGCGCAGCGCCAGTCCCTCCGGAGCTCCCAGCTTCCCTGCCAAGGCCGAGCTCCTGGCGAcaatgatg GCGTTTGTTAAAAAGCAGCCCAGTGATGCCCTGAGCCGAGCTGTCTGTCTGCAGGCCCTGCGCGCCTGTTCCACACTGAGGTACTGTTTCCTGATGAAACTGCCTTCACTGCTTCCATTTCttcacaattacatttttaagtgtGTTTGA